In Glycine max cultivar Williams 82 chromosome 15, Glycine_max_v4.0, whole genome shotgun sequence, the DNA window GTCCGTCACAATTCAAGAAAAATACTGTGCAAAGGAAATTGATGCATTTCCAAACCCTTATTTGCATTTGATTTTTAAGGGAAAAAATGCAAAAACTGAAATTGTCCTTTTGAGAAAGCTCATTTTGAAGACCTGACATTACCAAATTATAGACACTAGAAACTCTCATCCTCACCATTAAAGTATTTCTATTacagaaacaaaatttaaaacctCATGCTCCTCATCTTTATCTCCCTTCAAAAGCAGTAACAGTATCAAAGTAACACAGTGAGTATACAATGTGATGCATAGCATAAACAGTTAAACATATTCAGCTAACCTTTTGGACAGGTGAATGAAAATAAACCCACATGTACACCAAGAACATGAAGCTACCTGCTATGGCACATTCATCCCATTGACACATACATTACACAACTAAGATACTTAGGAGAGGGGGCAGGGGGGAGgtaatttataataatgtttAAGGACAGTTATTACAGAAAAAACAATGGTTCTGAGAACCAGACCCATGAAAACACTGGTTCCATGTTTGCACGTAACCCATGATTCAACCGTATAATGCACGCCATGGCTCCTTGCTTTCCCCTGATGCCTTTTTCGGATTCCAGACCACTCTATCTTCTGAAAACTGCAGACCTGTAGTGCTAGCCAAAATCTCACCTATTGCATGAAGTATCTGGCACAAACCATCATAAATTAGCTCTTAAAGATGCACCCATTTATAGAAGGGAAAAAAGGATGCCAAAAGAAATGTTTGTTTAGGTTGTTGAAGAATGAAAATGGTAGAATTAACCAACAGTCCCCCTGTTGCACATGGTACACTATCCACTGAGGCCAACCATTCTCAACAtaatagacatttttttttataaaaatcaaaatagatcACATGCTTTAAAAGTGATAAGGAAAATTAATACCTCATGCTGCTTGGTGGATTTATTGTCCAAATATTGACTAGCTTGTCCAATTAGAAAAAAGGTTGGTAACTGCATTACATGAACAAAGTGAAGAAAACATGCAAAAGTTTCATGTTGAACCCCCAAAGAAGATGGTGGCTCCTGGGTTTTGTTGAGTAAGGCCTGCATTATGTCTGTATTTTGACCAATCTTTGTACCAAATATTAAAGGTTTGCTTTCATCTGATCTTAGGGATTTACTG includes these proteins:
- the LOC100798748 gene encoding uncharacterized protein, whose product is MKVAPIVVFLFRDTEGFASAISQALHANPSSSFTRQEDFFELSLEAYGIKHLKTSGSVSHFVDDHGAYKVTIVAMEHYEPPVLACALNEVLNKITEDKSSLIPTLLVPFLVESSKVKGHSKSLRSDESKPLIFGTKIGQNTDIMQALLNKTQEPPSSLGVQHETFACFLHFVHVMQLPTFFLIGQASQYLDNKSTKQHEILHAIGEILASTTGLQFSEDRVVWNPKKASGESKEPWRALYG